Proteins co-encoded in one Prunus persica cultivar Lovell chromosome G6, Prunus_persica_NCBIv2, whole genome shotgun sequence genomic window:
- the LOC18774333 gene encoding probable nucleolar protein 5-2 — MLVLFETPAGFALFKVLNEGKLSQVEDLWKEFSSAESARQVVKLKAFSKFENTSEALEAATLLIDSKPSKGLRKFLRAHCSGETLAVADSKLGNVIKEKLKIDCVHNNSVMELMRGVRNQLTELIAGLQVQDLAPMSLGLSHSLSRYKLKFSAEKVDTMVIQAIGLLDDLDKELNTYAMRVREWYGWHFPELAKIVQDNILYAKAVKLMGYRANAAKLDFSEILPEEVETELKEAAMISMGTEVSELDLINIKELCDQVLSLSEYRAQLYDYLKNRMNTIAPNLTALVGELVGARLIAHGGSLLNLAKQPGSTVQILGAEKALFRALKTKHATPKYGLIYHASLIGQAAPKLKGKISRSLAAKTALAIRYDALGDNQDNTMGLENRAKLEARLRNLEGRELGRFAGSAKGKPKIEVYDKDRKKGAGGLITAAKAYNPAADSVLGQTTPAGEDKKEKKKKKKADDEDMPASNDINGNVEAEEEPVKKEKKKKKKHSAEDVDAVENADAGEKKKRKRKQAEEESDTPSKKKEKKKKKKSDD, encoded by the exons ATGCTTGTGTTGTTCGAAACTCCGGCAGGCTTTGCCTTATTTAAAGTGTTGAATGAAGGGAAGCTCTCCCAAGTTGAG GATCTATGGAAGGAATTTTCAAGTGCAGAGTCAGCTAGACAG GTTGTCAAACTGAAAGCTTTTTCCAAGTTTGAGAATACATCAGAAGCTTTGGAAGCAGCAACCCTGCTGATTGACAGTAAACCCAGCAAAGGTCTGCGCAAGTTCTTGCGTGCGCACTGCAGTGGCGAAACTCTGGCTGTTGCAGATTCTAAGCTTGGAAATGTCATCAAGGAAAAACTG aaaatagactgtGTTCACAACAATTCTGTTATGGAGTTGATGAGAGGTGTAAGAAATCAGTTGACTGAACTCATAGCTGGTCTACAAGTTCAAGATTTGGCACCAATGAGCTTGGGTTTATCCCATAGTTTATCTCGATACAAGCTTAAGTTCAGTGCTGAAAAG GTTGATACAATGGTTATTCAAGCCATTGGTTTGCTTGATGATCTTGATAAAGAGCTAAATACATATGCAATGAGGGTTCGAGAATGGTACGGTTGGCATTTTCCAGAGCTTGCTAAGATTGTCCAGGACAATATCCTTTATGCCAAGGCAGTGAAGCTGATGGGCTATCGTGCCAATGCTGCAAAGCTTGATTTCTCCGAG ATATTGCCAGAGGAGGTTGAAACTGAATTGAAGGAAGCAGCTATGATATCTATGGGAACTGAAGTTAGCGAGCTTGATTTGATTAACATCAAAGAACTCTGTGACcaagttctctctctctctgagtaCAGAGCTCAGCTATatgattatttaaaaaacaggATGAACACCATTGCGCCAAATTTGACTGCTCTCGTTGGAGAGCTTGTTGGTGCTCGCCTCATTGCCCATGGTGGTAGCTTGTTGAACCTTGCAAAGCAGCCTGGGAGCACGGTTCAGATTCTTGGAGCTGAAAAGGCTCTCTTCAGAGCACTGAAGACTAAGCATGCAACACCAAAATATGGGCTTATCTACCATGCATCTTTGATTGGTCAAGCAGCACCAAAGCTCAAGGGTAAAATATCCCGCTCACTTGCAGCAAAAACTGCATTAGCAATTCGATATGATGCTCTTGGAGATAACCAAGATAACACAATGGGACTGGAAAATCGAGCCAAG CTTGAAGCACGGTTAAGGAATCTTGAAGGCAGAGAGTTGGGTCGGTTTGCTGGATCAGCTAAAGGCAAACCAAAGATTGAAGTCTACGACAAGGATCGCAAGAAGGGAGCTGGAGGATTGATAACTGCTGCCAAG GCATATAATCCCGCAGCAGATTCTGTTCTTGGCCAAACGACACCTGCTGGAGAAgataagaaagagaagaaaaagaagaagaaggctgATGATGAAGACATGCCTGCGTCAAATGACATAAATGGAAATGTGGAAGCAGAAGAGGAACCCgtgaagaaggaaaagaaga